The DNA segment GTAGTGCACAGAATCAACTTGCAAACGACCAATTATTGGCCCAAAAACTGGATTTTCGGAAATGATTTTGGATACACTTACAATTCGAATCTTTCGGGCGATTTCAAAAAGGATTTTTATTTATGGAACACCAGTTTGTCGTATGGTTTTTTTGGTAAAAAAATGACCTTGAAAGTAAAAGTCTATGACGTTTTGAATCAAAATCAAAGTGCAGCAAGAAGTATATCGGCAACGATAATTCGCGATGAAGAAAACACCGTTTTAAAACGTTACGCCATGTTTTCTCTAGCGTATAAATTGGGGAGTTTTTCAGGAAAAGAAAAACGTTCCAGGGGTGGTGCCAGAAGTAGAGAAATGGGTGGCGGTGATGGAATGGATTAATTTTTTTGTCATTTAAACCATTTCACAAAATGATTGTCTTAAATATCGATAACCTTAAAAAATAAAAAAAATGAAGAAATTAATTATCGCAGCATTACTTGTTATTGGTTTTTCCTCTTTTGCACAAGACCAAAATCAATCGGAGAAAAAATCGAATAAAGGACAAAAAGAAAAAATGTCGCCAGAACAAAGAAATCAAGCTTTGTTGGATAGAATGACAACCGAATTAAAATTGGATGCCAAGCAACAAGAGCAAATCAAACCAATTATTGCAGAACAAACGGCTAAACTTCAAGCGATGAGAGACCAGCGAATGGCCAGTAATTCAAAAGAGTTGACCAGTGAAGAACGTGAAACTCTTAAACAAAAAAGACAAGAAGAAAAAACAGCAACAGACAACAAATTGAAAGCGATTCTGACTCCTGAGCAATTCAAAAAAATGAAAGAAAATGAAGCTGCCAATAGGGAAAAAATGAGGGAGGCAAGAGAAAGTAGACAAGGCGGTGAAGACAGAGGAGGCCAGCCGCAAGAATAGTCCTGTTTGCAACCAAGTCATTTCATGAAAAGTGCCAAATACAAAGCGTTGTATTTGGCACTTTTTATGTTACTTCCGACACTATCCCAAAAAGTGTGTAAGTTTAAAAATATAGGGGTTTGATTTTTTAATTAAAGTTGAACCCTTTTTTCAAATATAGTCAAGAACTGGTTGAGGATTAATCCCCAGTTTTGGATTGGCATCGACCATTTTTTGGTTGCCTCTCTCAAAGCCAAATATACAGATTTTAAAACAGCTTCATCCGTTGGGAATGATAATTTGTTTTTAGTGTATTTTCTGATTTTACCATTGAGGTTTTCGATTAAATTTGTGGTGTAAATTATCTTTCTGATTTCTACTGGAAAGTCAAAGAATACGGTAAGTTCCTCCCAATTTTCTTCCCAGGATTTAATCGCATAAGGATATTTATTATTCCATTTTTTAGAAAAATCTCCCAGAGATGCTTTAGCAGCTTCTTTAGTTGGAGCATTGTAAATAAGCTTCATATCTGCCGAAAATTCCTTTTTATCTTTCCAAACCACATAACGAGCTGAGTTTCTAATTTGATGTACTACACAGATTTGGGTTTGTGATTCTGGGAATACATTTTTGATAGTTTGCGTAAAACCATTTAGATTGTCAGTAGCAGTAATTAGTATATCTTCAACTCCTCTAGCTTTTAAATCTGTTAAAACGCCAAGCCAGAAACTAGCACTTTCATTCTTTCCTAGCCACATTCCAAGGACTTCTTTTTTACCTTCTCTATTAAGTCCAACGGCTAAATAGATGGTTTTATTGACTATTTTTGAGTTTTCTCTAACTTTAAAAACAATTCCGTCCATCCAGACTATCAGATAAACAGCCTCTAAAGGTCGGTTTTGCCAAGCAATAATATCACTCGAAACCGTGTCGGTTATCCTAGAAATAGTACTAGTGGAAACCTCAAAATTATAAACTTCTCTTATTTGTTCTTCGATGTCGCTATTGCTCATTCCTTTGGCATAGAGAGAGATTATTACGTTCTCTAAACCATCGAGCATATTTTGCCTTTTGGGCACAATTAAAGGGTTAAATGAGGCTTCTCGATCTCTGGGAACTTGAATCTGAGATTCGCCAAATGAGGTTTTTATTTTCTTGTTAGAAAAACCATTACGAGCATTGGATTTTGTAGTTTTCTCGTGCTTATCATAGCCTAAATGGGCGTCTAATTCGCCTTCGAGCATTTTCTCTATTCCTCGCTTTTGTAGTTGGGCTAAGAAGCCATAAAGGTCTTCGCCTGTTTTGAATTGCTTCAAAAATTCATCGGATAATAAATCTTCCTTTTTCATAAAATGTGTAAAATATTAAAATTAAGTAAAAAAAGTATTAGGGTTTGCACAAACCCTAATACTTTTTTTACTTACACACTTTATAGGATACTACCTTACTTCTTTTTGTGAAGGTTTATTTTATGATAAAAAGTAAACCTGATAATGTCCCTGTCAAAATAATCCACACCACTCGCACGCTGTTGAAAACTGTTTAAATAACCCAATTCCAAGGCCAAGTTTTTGTTGACGCCATATTGTAATGCAGCATAAATCCGGTTTTGGTCAAATGTGTTTTTAACAACATTTTTCCCGGCATTAATCATCAATTCGTCATGCACAATGGTCTTTAAATACTGGTCTTCTTTTTTCCAAAAGGAATATTCTCCTTGAATTCGGTATCTAAATCTCCAAAAGAAAGTGGTTCCAGAAACCAAACCTTCTTTATTGGCATTGTGAAAAAAACGTTCTTCCACTTGAAAACGCTGTAACAATGTAATCCTGCCTATGTCTTGTTTCCACATTACATCCTGTTGTCCCCTGTTTTCCGGTATTCTAAAATCAAACGTGATTTCCGGATCTTGCGTTGCAACGGAGAAATAGGCATATCCAGCACCTATTTCAATATCTTTGTTGATTTTATAGCGACCTTGAACTCGAAATTCATACAAATTATTTTCAAAGGAATTTAGAAAAACCCGATTGTCAAATTCAGAATGGATTGACCATTTATTGTTAATGGTCAAAAGATTGTAGTAGCGTGTCCAAAGTAAACTTTGATGGTCTACATTTTTTTCTGTTTGGGCATACGAAAATGCACATCCTAGAAACAGAAATAGTATGTTGTTAATTCTCATTAAGTTCAATTCAAATTTCGGCAAAAATAAACAAACTTAATTTAAGAAGAATTTATTTTTTCAGGGCTTTTTTGACAGGACAAGCAGCGATTAGTTGCTATAAAATAAAATCAAAAAGCCAACAAAAATCAATTTGTTGGCTTTTTTATTCAATAGGTTGTTAGTGTTACAAAGCGTATCTCAAAGTTATTCCGTACGTTCTTTGGTCTCCCAACACTGCGGCATATTGTCCCGAGTTTCCACCAGCTGGCAACAATTGCTCGTAATAATCTTTGTCTAAAAGGTTGCGTCCCCAAATGTGGGCAGACAATCCATCTGCAACACGGAAGCCTAAACGACCATTGAAGATGGCATAGCCAGGAACTACCAGATATTTCGAAGCCGATGGACTTGAAGAGAATTCAGAACGAGCATAACCATCAAGGGCGATGAAAAATTTACCCAAGCTTCCGAAGAATTTAGCATTTTTGGAATATTCACCTCCAAGGCTTCCTGACCATTTTGAAACCCCTGGCAAATCCGTTCCCGAAACATCTTTGAAGGATACTGCTGCTCCAGTTTCTTCCAATGGTAGTGGTGCATTGGTGAATTTTACATATTTGCCGTCAGTGTAAGTTGCGGCTGCATTGATAGAAAAATGTTTGTCAACCATAAAACTGGCATCTAGTTCAGCACCTTTTACACGTACTTTATCGGCATTGGCCAAATAGCCGCGATTCACGCCCAGTTCAGCAGCTTGAACATTGGTTTGAAAATCTTTAATTTCTGTATTAAAGTAGGTCAAGTTCAATATGGAATTTTTCAAAGGAGAAGTTTTTATTCCAAATTCATAATGGTTTACATCCTCGGGTTTAATTACGGCAAGATCAAGAGCTGGTTGGCCAGCAACGGTTGGAAGTCCAGCGACATTCACGCCAACGGGTTTGTAACTTTTGGCATAAGTGGCATAGGCATTGATTTTGTCTGATGCCTTATATGAAATGGTTATGTTTCCTGAAAAATCGGTATCATCAACATCAGAAGCAAAATTTTGATCGGTATAAACCAATTTTTTCAAGGCAATCAAAGCAGGGTCGGAAGTTTGAAGACCTCCGTAGGTTTTTCGATCATAATCGGCCGCTTTCTTGTCATAATTGTATCGTAAGCCCGGTAGTACGTGCAAACGATCAGTTATTGCCCAATCCAATTGACCAAATACTGCCGCACTGGTTGAATGTATTTTGGCATTGGTTTTTATTCCGTATCCTTCAAAAAGACCTGGGGTTTTCCATAAAGCCGTATTGGTAGTGCTTTGGGAGAAACGCCATTGGGCATCTCCGGATTCTTCGGTACCTTTTGTTTTTGAAGTTTGGTCAATAAAAAACACGCCTACAACACCACTTATTTTAGAAGTAAGTTGACCAGCATAACGAACCTCTTGGGTTATTTGAGTCTGTCTGGAAGGGTTTTGTGATTTGGCAAGTACTTGCAAACCCGTAAAATCCCTATCATTGGATGGATCCCAAGTCCAAAAACGCCAAGCTGTTGTTGAGGTTAGTGTTCCTCCTCCAATTTTTGTGTCGATATTAAGTGATGCTCCACCTAAATCTTGATTGGAACGCCAAGGAGTATCGTGGTCTATTTTGCGGTCAAAGGCATTCAAACTTGGAAGTTGGTAGTTCAAATCGGCAATAATAGCGTTGAATTGGCGGTAAGCAGCTCTTTTAGTAGGAGCAATTCCGGCAACTACTTGTGCATATCCGTCATTATGTTGAGTCGTGATATCGGCCGCCAACGTGAAATTGGTATTATCGGACGGCGTATAAAGTAATTGTCCTCTTATTCCTTGATTGTTTAATGTATTGGTAGGTTTTCCAGTTGCAACATTTTCGATTATTCCATCACGTTGTGTGCCTGAAAAAGAGATTCGACCTGCAATCTTTTCGCTAAAAGGTCCTGTAATCGAAGCTTTGGCTTGTAGATAGGCATAATTTCCGTAACTCACTTCAAAATTGGCACCTGGCGTGAAGCTAGCTTTGCGGCTCGTAATGTTAAAAGCACCAGAAGTCGTGTTTTTTCCAAACAAGGAGCCTTGTGGGCCACGCAATACCTCAATTCGTTCTACATCAATAAAATCTAAAGTGGTTGCCGCTGGACGTGCATAATAGACCCCATCAACATAGAAACCTACGCCTGGATCGATTCCGTCATTGGTAAGTCCAAAAGGAGAACCTAGGCCACGAATGTTGATTCCAGTATTTCTTGGATTTGACGAATACAGCTGAACCGATGGTACCAATTCCTTGATGCGATTCACGTTGAAAGCTCCTGCTTGTTCTGCTTGCTTTCCTGTTACTACTGATACGGCAATTGGAATATCTTGTACTTTTTCTATTCTCCGTCTTGATGTAACAACTACCTCAGACAGCACTTTTTCCTCTCCAGTAGAAATAGTTATTTGTAATGGTTTTGCATTAGTAGGTAGTTCGTTTATTTTAAGTTCTTTTGTATTATAACCTGCATATTGCACAATAATTGTAAATGGTAATGCTTTGGCTTGTATGGAAAACTTACCATTAATATCAGAAGTTGCATTGTTGGTAGTTCCTTTTACAATTATATTAACACCTTCTATAGGTGAATTATCATCGTTTTTAACTTCTCCTTCTAAAAGGTTTTGACCATAGGAATTTGAGAAAATTAAAATTAAAATTAAGGTCGTTATTGTTTTTGTGTAAATAGTTTTCATTATTATATATGTTATATGTAATTAGTAGAGTTTATTTTCAATTTTTTTTTGACTAACACATACACATCATTTCATAATCTTTTTTATCAACTTTTACCGGTAATTTTTTTTTGGATTGTTCTTCTAATAAATCGAATTTGCCTTGGTACGTTTTCATGCTTTTAAATTTGTAATGTTACTAATGATCGTAATTCCGGGGCAAATATATAATTAATTCTATAAAACTAGTAGAGTTTAAAAAATATTTTTTTATTTTTTTGCCAATGAAGCAATAGTAATACCTTCCATTGCTACCAAAGTTTTTTCTCGAACAGCTATTAATCCCAGTCTCAGTATGCATTCAGACTCGGTTTTGCAGTCCAGGCAAGGCTCGTAAAAATTTAAGGAAGCACAAGGGAGAAGTGCAATGGCGCCATCAAATAATCGATGAATATCGGCTAGTGTTATCGTGTTTTTGGATTTTATAAGATAATAACCTCCTAATTTACCCTGTTTGCTGCTCACGAAATGGCCTCTTTTGAGCTCCAACAAGATTTGCTCCAAAAACTTTTTTGGGATATTGGCACCTTCTGCAATTTCGATAGTCCTGGCAATGTGGCCTTCTTCTTGCTGGGCTAAATAGAGCAGGGCTTTAAGAGCATATTTGGTTTTTTGTGACAGCATTTATTTCTATTTTATTTATTGTCGATTGTTAGATTTAACATTTTCAAGACACTTTCGGCTATTCCATTTTCAGGAAATTCAACAAGAGTTTTTTGGTAAAATTCAATCGCTTTTGTTCCGTTTCCAATTTGGCCATAACAGAAAGCGATATTACACAAGGCCATTTCCCTGTAATTCATTTTTGAAGAACTTAGAAGGGTGATGAATCGATATTTGTCAATCCAATCATTTTTGGTAAAGAATTGATAGCTTTTTTCATATTCAGCAATTGCCTTTTCAAATTGATTGTTTTTTGTTAGTTTCATTCCTTCTCTATGATTTTTTGGAATAAAATAGCGTAAACCCATAGAAAGAATCAGATAGGTCAAAGCTCCATATAATCCCGCATCTTTAAAACCAAATTGATTGTAAATAGAAATTAATATAAGTATAAAAGCAATCTGGGGAATCAAAGAGATCCAAGCTACTTGCTTAATGACGGGGATTTTTGAAGCCATTTTTCACTATAATTTTTAACTGAAAACTAATTACTGAACACTGCGACTGAACACTGATTACTGTTTCTACCAACTTCCGCTGCTTCCTCCACCAGAGAATCCGCCGCCGCCGAATCCACCGCCAAATCCTCCTCCACCTGAAGAGCCTCCGCCAAATCCGCCAGAACCTCCACCAAATCCTCCTCCGCGACCCAAATTACTCAAGATAATTACATCGAGCAAACTTGGTCCACCGCCACCAGAATTTCCTGAATTTCCACCTCCGCCTTTATTTCTGGAAATCAGGACAAGTACTATGACTGCGATGATTATTATCGGTAAAATAGGGAAATTTTTTCCTTTGGATTGTTTTCGTTCGCCTTTGTATTTGCCTTTGAAAACATCAAAAAGCGCATCGGCACCTTTGTCCAAGCCATTGTAGTAACTTCCGCCTTTAAATTCAGGGATGATAATGTTTCGGATTATTTCTCCTCCAATTCCGGCTGTTAATCGATCTTCCAATCCATATCCTGGGTTGATGGCAATTTTTCTTTCCTCTTTGGCAACCAATATTATGACTCCATTGTCTTCCTTGGCTTGGCCTAATCCCCAAGTATGTGCCCATTTTGTGGCTAACTGGCTCACGTCTTCGCCTTTCAGGCTTTCGATGGTAACAACCATGATTTGCGTTGATGTAGAATCAGAATAACGAACGAGTTTTTCTTCTAATTGCGTTTTTTCATCGGCACTTAAAACATTGGCATAATCATAAACCGAAGTTTGAAAACTGGGCTTTTCCGGAATGGTAAATTGGGCAAATGCATTTGATACATTAAATAACACTAAAACGAAAAAAAGAATTTTTGAAATTCCTTGGTATTTCGTATCTCGTATCTCGTACTTCGTAATTTTCATTATCCTTTAGATATTTCGTTTGATAATTCATTCGTGTCACTTTCGTGATAAGGAAAGTATTCTTGCAATTTTGCACCGGCTCTAGTGATGCCGTCAATTAGTCCTTGCTTAAAATTTCCGTTTTTGAATTGGGCAGCCATAGCCTCTTTGGTACAATCCCAAAAGTCTTTTGGAACTACCTCGTTTATGCCTTTGTCTCCGCAAATCACAAAATGATGATCTTCTACGGCCAGGTAAATCAAAACCCCGTTTTTGAGGTCGGTTTCATCCATTCCCAATTCGTGAAAAACTTCCAAAGCCCTGTCAAAAGGAGCTTTGGAAGTTGTTTTTTCTATGTGGACTCTTATCTCGCCAGAAGTTTCCTTTTCAGCCATACGAATAGCTTCAACAATTGCTTGTTCTTCTTCAGTGGTTAAAAAATCTTCTACTTTTGACATTTTTTTTATGTTTTGAACACAGATTTCGCAAATTGCCACAGATTTAAATTTGTGATAATTTGTGAAATCTGTGTTAGATTTTTTTTAGAATTTTACTTCAACAGGTTTCTCGGCACCTGCCACAGATTGAAAATACGCTTTTTCCTTAAATCCAAACATACCTGCAAATATTGAATTCGGGAATGTTTTGATGTGGGTATTGTAAGGTTTAACCGCTTCGTTAAAACGTGTTCTGGCTGTCAGGATTTGATTTTCCGTACTTGCCAATTCGTCCTGTAATTTCAAGAAATTAGCATTGGCTTTCAATTCAGGATATTGTTCTACTGTCACCAATAATCTCGATAAAGAACTGCTTACCCCACTCTGAGCTTGGTTGAATTGTGCTAACTGCTCTGGAGTGATATTGGCAGGGTCAACAGTTACTTGAGTGGCTTTTGCTCTAGCTTCAATAACGGCAGTCAAAGTGCTTTTTTCGAAATCGGCAGCACCTTTTACGGTATTTACCAAGTTTCCGATAAGGTCATTTCTTCTTTGGTAGGCCGTTTGTACGTCACCCCAAGATTGCTCCACAGTTTGACTTAAAGTCACTGCAGTATTATTAATTCCTTTAACCCAGCTGTAAATTCCAATAATGAAAACTGCTGCAATAATCCAAGGTAAAAATTTTTTAAAATCCATTTTTGTTTAATTTAAAGTTTAGTGTTTATTTTTGATTTAATTTTTTAAAGTTCGTTTTTGATATTCGTCAACTGTACTTTTATGGTTTCCAGT comes from the Flavobacterium limnophilum genome and includes:
- a CDS encoding IS256 family transposase, with the translated sequence MKKEDLLSDEFLKQFKTGEDLYGFLAQLQKRGIEKMLEGELDAHLGYDKHEKTTKSNARNGFSNKKIKTSFGESQIQVPRDREASFNPLIVPKRQNMLDGLENVIISLYAKGMSNSDIEEQIREVYNFEVSTSTISRITDTVSSDIIAWQNRPLEAVYLIVWMDGIVFKVRENSKIVNKTIYLAVGLNREGKKEVLGMWLGKNESASFWLGVLTDLKARGVEDILITATDNLNGFTQTIKNVFPESQTQICVVHQIRNSARYVVWKDKKEFSADMKLIYNAPTKEAAKASLGDFSKKWNNKYPYAIKSWEENWEELTVFFDFPVEIRKIIYTTNLIENLNGKIRKYTKNKLSFPTDEAVLKSVYLALREATKKWSMPIQNWGLILNQFLTIFEKRVQL
- a CDS encoding DUF2490 domain-containing protein, whose translation is MRINNILFLFLGCAFSYAQTEKNVDHQSLLWTRYYNLLTINNKWSIHSEFDNRVFLNSFENNLYEFRVQGRYKINKDIEIGAGYAYFSVATQDPEITFDFRIPENRGQQDVMWKQDIGRITLLQRFQVEERFFHNANKEGLVSGTTFFWRFRYRIQGEYSFWKKEDQYLKTIVHDELMINAGKNVVKNTFDQNRIYAALQYGVNKNLALELGYLNSFQQRASGVDYFDRDIIRFTFYHKINLHKKK
- a CDS encoding TonB-dependent receptor; its protein translation is MKTIYTKTITTLILILIFSNSYGQNLLEGEVKNDDNSPIEGVNIIVKGTTNNATSDINGKFSIQAKALPFTIIVQYAGYNTKELKINELPTNAKPLQITISTGEEKVLSEVVVTSRRRIEKVQDIPIAVSVVTGKQAEQAGAFNVNRIKELVPSVQLYSSNPRNTGINIRGLGSPFGLTNDGIDPGVGFYVDGVYYARPAATTLDFIDVERIEVLRGPQGSLFGKNTTSGAFNITSRKASFTPGANFEVSYGNYAYLQAKASITGPFSEKIAGRISFSGTQRDGIIENVATGKPTNTLNNQGIRGQLLYTPSDNTNFTLAADITTQHNDGYAQVVAGIAPTKRAAYRQFNAIIADLNYQLPSLNAFDRKIDHDTPWRSNQDLGGASLNIDTKIGGGTLTSTTAWRFWTWDPSNDRDFTGLQVLAKSQNPSRQTQITQEVRYAGQLTSKISGVVGVFFIDQTSKTKGTEESGDAQWRFSQSTTNTALWKTPGLFEGYGIKTNAKIHSTSAAVFGQLDWAITDRLHVLPGLRYNYDKKAADYDRKTYGGLQTSDPALIALKKLVYTDQNFASDVDDTDFSGNITISYKASDKINAYATYAKSYKPVGVNVAGLPTVAGQPALDLAVIKPEDVNHYEFGIKTSPLKNSILNLTYFNTEIKDFQTNVQAAELGVNRGYLANADKVRVKGAELDASFMVDKHFSINAAATYTDGKYVKFTNAPLPLEETGAAVSFKDVSGTDLPGVSKWSGSLGGEYSKNAKFFGSLGKFFIALDGYARSEFSSSPSASKYLVVPGYAIFNGRLGFRVADGLSAHIWGRNLLDKDYYEQLLPAGGNSGQYAAVLGDQRTYGITLRYAL
- a CDS encoding RrF2 family transcriptional regulator: MLSQKTKYALKALLYLAQQEEGHIARTIEIAEGANIPKKFLEQILLELKRGHFVSSKQGKLGGYYLIKSKNTITLADIHRLFDGAIALLPCASLNFYEPCLDCKTESECILRLGLIAVREKTLVAMEGITIASLAKK
- a CDS encoding tetratricopeptide repeat protein, with the protein product MASKIPVIKQVAWISLIPQIAFILILISIYNQFGFKDAGLYGALTYLILSMGLRYFIPKNHREGMKLTKNNQFEKAIAEYEKSYQFFTKNDWIDKYRFITLLSSSKMNYREMALCNIAFCYGQIGNGTKAIEFYQKTLVEFPENGIAESVLKMLNLTIDNK
- a CDS encoding TPM domain-containing protein: MKITKYEIRDTKYQGISKILFFVLVLFNVSNAFAQFTIPEKPSFQTSVYDYANVLSADEKTQLEEKLVRYSDSTSTQIMVVTIESLKGEDVSQLATKWAHTWGLGQAKEDNGVIILVAKEERKIAINPGYGLEDRLTAGIGGEIIRNIIIPEFKGGSYYNGLDKGADALFDVFKGKYKGERKQSKGKNFPILPIIIIAVIVLVLISRNKGGGGNSGNSGGGGPSLLDVIILSNLGRGGGFGGGSGGFGGGSSGGGGFGGGFGGGGFSGGGSSGSW
- a CDS encoding TPM domain-containing protein, which encodes MSKVEDFLTTEEEQAIVEAIRMAEKETSGEIRVHIEKTTSKAPFDRALEVFHELGMDETDLKNGVLIYLAVEDHHFVICGDKGINEVVPKDFWDCTKEAMAAQFKNGNFKQGLIDGITRAGAKLQEYFPYHESDTNELSNEISKG
- a CDS encoding LemA family protein; this translates as MDFKKFLPWIIAAVFIIGIYSWVKGINNTAVTLSQTVEQSWGDVQTAYQRRNDLIGNLVNTVKGAADFEKSTLTAVIEARAKATQVTVDPANITPEQLAQFNQAQSGVSSSLSRLLVTVEQYPELKANANFLKLQDELASTENQILTARTRFNEAVKPYNTHIKTFPNSIFAGMFGFKEKAYFQSVAGAEKPVEVKF